In the genome of Triticum urartu cultivar G1812 chromosome 5, Tu2.1, whole genome shotgun sequence, one region contains:
- the LOC125510397 gene encoding protein PEROXIN-4 — MQASRARLFKEYKEVQREKSADPDIQLICDDSNIFKWTAVIKGPSETPFEGGVFQLAFSIPEQYPLLPPQVRFITKIFHPNVHFKTGEICLDILKNAWSPAWTLQSVCRAIIALMAHPEADSPLNCDSGNLLRSGDIRGYQSMARMYTRLAAMPKKE, encoded by the exons ATGCAG GCATCAAGAGCTAGGCTCTTCAAGGAGTACAAGGAGGTGCAGCGAGAAAAGTCAGCCGACCCAGATATCCAATTAATCTGTGATGATTCAAATATATTCAAATGGACTGCTGTAATCAAG GGCCCATCGGAGACACCTTTTGAAGGTGGCGTATTTCAACTTGCATTCTCAATTCCCGAGCAGTATCCTCTACTGCCTCCGCAAGTCCGCTTCATCACCAAAATTTTCCACCCAAATGTTCACTTCAAG ACTGGTGAAATATGCCTGGATATATTGAAAAATGCATGGAGCCCTGCATGGACCCTACAATCTGTTTGCAGAGCCATTATTGCGTTGATGGCCCATCCAGAAGCAGACAGCCCACTTAACTGTGACTCAG GCAATCTTCTTCGCTCCGGTGACATCAGAGGCTACCAGTCCATGGCGCGGATGTACACCAGGCTAGCTGCCATGCCAAAGAAAGAGTAA